A stretch of Aerococcus christensenii DNA encodes these proteins:
- a CDS encoding PTS glucitol/sorbitol transporter subunit IIC: MDFVVKFAEGFIKLFQTGATTFISWMGSIVPLVLMLMVAMNAFIKLLGEDKVTALAKVASKNAVTRYMILPFVSAFMLGNPMSMTMGRFLPEFYKPGFIAAQMQFCHTSNGIFPHINPGELFVWLGIAQGIQTLGLNQMELAIRYLLVGLVMNFVGGWTTDFITATVCKQQGITLSKTVDE, from the coding sequence ATGGACTTTGTTGTTAAATTTGCTGAAGGCTTCATTAAGTTATTCCAAACAGGTGCAACGACCTTCATTAGCTGGATGGGCTCCATCGTTCCTCTTGTCTTAATGTTGATGGTTGCTATGAACGCCTTCATTAAGCTTTTAGGTGAAGATAAAGTAACTGCCCTAGCTAAAGTAGCATCTAAAAATGCTGTGACACGTTACATGATTTTACCGTTTGTTTCTGCGTTTATGTTAGGGAATCCAATGTCTATGACTATGGGAAGATTTTTGCCTGAATTTTATAAACCTGGGTTCATTGCAGCACAAATGCAATTTTGCCATACTTCAAATGGTATTTTCCCACATATTAATCCTGGAGAACTCTTCGTTTGGTTAGGAATTGCACAAGGTATTCAAACACTCGGCCTTAACCAAATGGAACTCGCAATCCGTTATCTTTTAGTTGGTTTAGTGATGAACTTCGTTGGCGGATGGACAACAGACTTTATTACAGCAACAGTCTGCAAACAACAAGGCATCACATTGTCTAAAACTGTTGACGAATAA
- a CDS encoding PTS glucitol/sorbitol transporter subunit IIB: MTQFKSIQIVKGQGGFGGPITITPTASKHKFIYVVGGGERPQIVDKIEELSGMEAVNGFKTSIPDEEIALAIIDCGGTLRCGIYPKKGIPTINIIATGKSGPLAQYIREDNYVSNVGLAEISLADSQQISAEAEATPSASETKATSTYDTSKKITEQTKNPSFIAKIGMGAGRIVSIFNQAAREAIQTMLNTIIPFMAFVSLLIGIIQGSGVGQWIAKGLAPLAGNGVGLVIIGFVCSLPFLSPLLGPGAVISQIVGTLIGVEIGKGNIPPHLALPALFAINTQNGCDFIPVGLGLAEAKAETVEVGVPAVLYSRFLNGVPRVLVAWIASIGLYS, translated from the coding sequence ATGACTCAATTTAAAAGCATTCAAATCGTTAAAGGACAAGGTGGATTTGGGGGGCCTATTACGATCACCCCTACCGCAAGTAAACATAAATTCATTTATGTCGTAGGAGGCGGTGAACGCCCTCAAATCGTTGATAAAATTGAAGAATTAAGTGGAATGGAAGCTGTTAATGGCTTTAAAACATCCATTCCGGATGAAGAAATTGCTCTTGCTATTATTGATTGTGGAGGTACCTTACGTTGTGGTATCTATCCTAAAAAAGGTATTCCAACAATCAATATTATCGCAACAGGTAAATCTGGCCCACTTGCACAATACATCCGCGAAGATAACTACGTTTCTAATGTAGGCCTTGCAGAAATTAGCCTAGCAGATTCTCAACAAATTTCTGCAGAAGCCGAGGCCACTCCAAGTGCCTCCGAAACAAAAGCAACCTCTACTTATGACACTTCCAAAAAAATTACAGAACAAACCAAGAATCCAAGTTTTATTGCTAAAATTGGGATGGGTGCTGGACGTATTGTTTCTATTTTCAATCAAGCTGCGCGTGAAGCGATTCAAACCATGTTAAATACTATTATTCCTTTTATGGCTTTCGTTTCTCTTCTAATTGGGATTATTCAAGGATCAGGTGTTGGACAATGGATTGCTAAAGGGTTAGCTCCTTTAGCAGGAAACGGAGTTGGCTTAGTCATCATTGGTTTTGTATGTTCTCTGCCTTTTCTTTCTCCATTGCTAGGCCCTGGTGCGGTTATTAGCCAAATTGTCGGTACCCTAATCGGTGTGGAAATTGGCAAAGGAAACATCCCACCTCATCTTGCACTCCCAGCTTTATTTGCTATTAATACACAAAACGGTTGTGACTTTATTCCTGTAGGCTTAGGGCTCGCCGAAGCAAAAGCGGAAACCGTTGAAGTAGGTGTGCCTGCTGTTCTTTATTCTAGATTCCTTAACGGGGTTCCACGCGTCCTTGTTGCATGGATTGCAAGTATCGGGCTCTACAGCTAA
- a CDS encoding YeeE/YedE family protein, whose protein sequence is MNKKVSMKQTLAGLILILLLVIFGIYVGSLNASMPMYLLAGVLLGYTLTRSRFGFAGGIKRIYMRGEGSLTKAIFVLILVTAAVFMGIQWHAQLSGAIPSYLAKNGEKIIPGTQNVYFTNIATIVGGFIFGMGMMLAGGCGSGTVADFGEGQGRALIAFVFFVLSAAPGHWARQVVDRSAIGKIGYRLHLPQAIGYVPSLILTVALIGLLYWGILKYEAYRKQTNTSSDPKGDYEDFEKPLKLTEPQPFFSYATYHKLFIERWSFTVGALVLALASIFVMVTTNKPWGVSSPLVGLDIFILQKFGITFSPENFGSHLKIVQAGLLSHGGTVRNIGTFFGCTLCFLLGNRFKIDFDFSFTDACYYALGGLMLGFGSRFAYGCNIGAMYSAITSFSLSGWVFLIAMSLGGITGMLVFAGKVNILPKLNLKCQTKS, encoded by the coding sequence ATGAATAAGAAGGTCTCAATGAAGCAAACCTTAGCGGGTTTAATCCTTATATTGTTACTCGTTATATTCGGTATTTATGTTGGCAGCTTAAATGCTTCTATGCCAATGTATTTATTAGCTGGTGTGTTACTAGGATACACCTTAACACGCTCACGGTTTGGATTTGCCGGAGGAATTAAACGTATTTACATGCGTGGTGAAGGCAGTTTAACCAAAGCTATTTTTGTACTTATTCTCGTCACTGCTGCTGTCTTTATGGGAATTCAATGGCATGCCCAACTTTCAGGGGCTATACCAAGCTATCTCGCCAAAAACGGCGAAAAAATTATCCCTGGTACCCAAAATGTTTACTTTACAAATATTGCAACTATCGTAGGTGGATTCATTTTCGGAATGGGAATGATGCTTGCCGGCGGATGTGGGTCTGGGACTGTGGCAGACTTTGGTGAAGGTCAAGGGCGGGCCTTAATCGCCTTTGTCTTCTTCGTTTTAAGTGCTGCGCCTGGTCACTGGGCACGTCAAGTGGTCGATAGAAGTGCGATCGGTAAAATCGGTTATCGCTTGCATCTTCCACAAGCCATTGGCTATGTTCCTTCTCTGATTTTAACAGTAGCTCTCATCGGACTACTCTACTGGGGCATTTTGAAATATGAGGCTTATCGGAAACAAACAAATACCTCTAGCGATCCTAAAGGAGACTATGAAGACTTTGAAAAGCCTCTCAAATTAACTGAACCTCAACCTTTTTTCAGCTATGCTACCTACCACAAACTCTTTATTGAACGTTGGAGCTTTACCGTAGGCGCCTTAGTCTTAGCTTTAGCATCTATCTTCGTGATGGTTACCACCAATAAACCTTGGGGAGTTTCTTCTCCATTAGTTGGTTTAGATATCTTTATCTTGCAAAAATTCGGAATTACTTTCTCTCCTGAGAACTTCGGAAGCCATCTTAAAATTGTTCAAGCCGGACTCTTAAGTCACGGAGGAACAGTTCGAAACATTGGGACCTTCTTTGGATGTACCCTTTGCTTCTTACTCGGAAATCGTTTCAAAATTGATTTTGATTTCAGCTTTACAGACGCTTGCTACTATGCCTTAGGTGGACTTATGCTTGGCTTTGGTTCTCGCTTTGCTTACGGATGTAATATTGGGGCAATGTATTCCGCAATTACTTCCTTCTCCCTTTCTGGATGGGTATTCCTAATTGCTATGTCACTTGGCGGAATCACAGGCATGCTAGTATTTGCTGGTAAAGTTAATATCTTGCCTAAATTAAATCTAAAATGTCAAACAAAATCTTAG
- a CDS encoding PTS glucitol/sorbitol transporter subunit IIA, protein MSIFQTEIKKIGANAPLFKEEKMIVLFGDNAPVDLADYCYNIIINPLEGSIQPGQSVHFDNQTYIITAVGNVVEKNLTNLGHITLRFDGATDAELAGTLYLEAKELPEIKVGTQIRIEN, encoded by the coding sequence ATGTCAATATTCCAAACAGAAATTAAAAAAATCGGAGCCAACGCCCCTCTCTTTAAAGAAGAAAAAATGATAGTTCTCTTCGGAGATAATGCCCCAGTTGATCTTGCTGATTATTGTTATAACATCATCATTAATCCTCTTGAGGGCTCTATTCAGCCCGGACAATCCGTCCACTTTGATAATCAAACCTACATAATTACTGCTGTAGGAAATGTTGTTGAAAAAAACCTAACTAATCTTGGACATATTACCTTACGTTTTGACGGGGCTACAGATGCTGAGCTCGCAGGGACTTTATACCTTGAAGCTAAAGAACTTCCGGAAATTAAAGTAGGGACACAAATAAGAATTGAGAACTAA